A window of Elephas maximus indicus isolate mEleMax1 chromosome X, mEleMax1 primary haplotype, whole genome shotgun sequence genomic DNA:
AGCTATGTGGAAGAGGAAAGTAGGCTGAGGGGGCTGGGGGGCCAGGGAAGGCCCCAGGAGCCGGGCATCTAGTTGGTGAGTGGAGCTGTGTGGGGAGGGGTCTGGGGGAAGAGAGTCACGGACAGAGAGAACAGCAAGGGCCAGGCCCATGGCTCAAGTGGGCCTAACAAAGTAGGCGAGCCCCACAGAGTGGGGGGAATAAAGGGGGCgtgtcatgtaaaaaaaaaattttttttttttagtcatgtgGTCCAACTTAGGGCTAGCCGGTCCAGGGGCTGGCTGGGGGGTGGTAAGTTTCCTGGGGCCCCTGGAACCGAGGACCACACACTGGGCGCCTCAATTAACGCAAAGTTagtatctcacagttctggaggccagaaaccCAAAAGGAGGGTGTGGGCAGGGCCCGGCTCTCTGAaaagctctaggggaggatccttgCGCCTGTCTTCCCGCTTCTGGGGGCTCCGGGTGTTccctggcgttccttggcttgtggcacaTTACTCCCATGACTGCCTCCTGCACGTGTGTGCTCTCTCTTCATGAGGACGCTTGTCACTGGATCCAGGGCTCGCTCTAAATCCAGGAGGATCTCATTTCAAGTTTCTTAACTAATAACTAGTCACATTTGCAAAGAccatgtttccaaataaggtcagcTTCTGAGGTCCTGGGCAGACATGGACTTTGGGGGACACAGGAGGGAGGGCTGTGGGGGTGGCAGGTGGGCGAGGGTGGCGTGGAGCTGCTTTGGCTGAGGGACTGGATGGGCGGGGAGCAGAGGACTGGGGGAGGAGGACGGCGGAGGAGGGCTCCAGCTGTCTGTTGGGGATGTGCTGGGTTGGACATGTCTGTTGGGCACCTGAGTCAAGTGGAGGTGTCAAGCTGCAGCTGGATTTATGAGTCTGTAGTTCAGGGGAGAGGTCTGAGCTGGATACAAAGGTTTGGGTGTCACAGGAATAAGAATGATACTGAGAGCCAGGAGGAAAGGTGAGCTCCTGAAATGTGAAGAAGAGGGAGTAGGGAGGGCCCGGCTAAGGAGACAAGACTcagctggggtggggaagggggtggGAAGAAAGGCACGGGGCTTTCCAGAGGCCAAAGGAGACGGTACAAGGAGTGAGGAGCTACGAGGAGTGAAGAGAGGGCACGCCGTGGGGCAAGGAAGGTGGTGAAGGAACATTTGTTGTGTTTCTAAAGCCACGATTCAGGCTGTTGGTAAACCCGGGTAGGGCAGGGACTATAGCATGGGCTCCGAAACTTGGGGGACAATCACTCCTGTaactgaaatttagcatttccttccattatgAATGGAGGCAACAGACCACAGGGGTATTGGCAATGCCTGACTTTTTCACCAGTAGGAATCCCAAATGTGTTTGTATCATGTTGTCGTCTAGGGTCATGTCCACTAATCACTACTTCCCGCTCTAGGTTAACATTGAATGCATTAACAAAGAACATGTATTATAAgccacagtttttttcttttagctccACAAGGTGAAATATAAGGAATACATTCTGACAAGACAGAGATGGTAGTAAACAATTTGAAACGTTATAATTGACGGGTAAATCATTACGCACTAGCCCACAGAACAGCAGAATCCAAAAAGCAGACATTCGGACATACAAGGAAAAATGGACAGGTTTGCAATGAGAGTGAGGAATGTTAAAACTCTTCATTAGCTACCTGTGTTAGATTCAGTAGTCAAAAAATAACTAAGGGCCTAAATAACGTAACTAGAACAACAGAATGAATAGAACTATCTTTACTCCCTACAAAGAATACACTGATTTCCATAGGCAGTTTTAAAAGATCTTTTGATAATACATTTCAGTGtaattagtttcctttgtgatccTTCTGAGAGGGCCTAAGATGGGGGCCCTGTAGTATATGCTGGTGAGTCGGGAAGGACAGATGCAAGAGGCCCAGTGGACAAGCCAGGTGCCTGATGGGTTGTGGGCTGGAGAGAAAGGAATGCAGAATCAATGGCCTGAGCTGCTGTCCCCAAGACCGGAGGCAGGCATCAGGCATTGGGTCACACAGAGGGAGGATGAGATGCTCTGGGGATCCAACAGGAGCAATGGGCCAGGCTCACATCTTGACGTTCACACTCTCACCTATTTTTAAGACAGACCAGGGAGAGCAACTTGTTAACAAAGTTAAGTTTGGCAGGTGTCTCCATCAGGGTTCTCTTTCTTTAAATCAATTTTGTTGAagtggacagggtagaacagctccatagggctgccagggagcagctggtggattcgaactggcagccttagcagccaaatgattaaccactggcaccaccagggctcttaatttACATACACCAAATGTATCCATGGTACAATTCCAGTATTGATTTGTACAATTCAATGAGCTACAACAGTGGACAGTCCTGGGTAACCACCACCTCAGTCAAAATACGGAACGTTTCCTTCACCCCGCAAAAGGCAGGATTCTTTTTACTCCATCTTGGCTGGGTTTCTGACAGCAAACCCCTCCCCAAGTCGGTAACACAGCTGGAGCCTGCCTGTTGCCGCCCACCCCTAGAGAATAGGAAAAGCCCCTCACTTTCATCGTTGTATAGAGACGCCTCACGTGGGAATGGGGGCGCGCCTCCCCAGGCCTGTGGCATCTGGGCGGTACCTGCGGGCGCCAGCTGTCGGCTGTCACTGTCTCATTTTTCCAGTTCCGTGATCCCGAGTACGGGGAATGGTTTGGCTACCTGAACCGAGAGGGGAAGGTCGCCCTCACCATTAAGGGAGGTCCTTTTAAAGGTGAGTGGGAGGGAGGTCAGAGGTGCTGGGTGCGGGGTCGCAGAGGCTGGCGCCCTCGCTCTCTCAAGCCCGCTGGCCGACTCTCCCTGCAGGCTGCTTCCACGTGCCGCGGTGTCTGGCCATGTGCGAGGAGATGCTGGACGCCCTGCTGAGCCGCGGTGACCCGGCCGATGTGCCCGTCCGCCTAGGCGCGGAATAAAGCTAAGCTTGCTGTACGTGTGCGTGCACGCGCGTCCGTGGGCCCGCGAGAGGGGGGCGGCCCGGTGGTCACCTGCTCGCCACCATTGGCCCGCCCGGCGCGTTGGGCCGCTCCACGCATTGGTCTTCCTCGCGCGCTGGTCCGCCCCGAGCCCCGAACCGCCCGCTCATTGGCCAACCCTGCGCCTTGGCCCGTCTCCCGCTGGACTGCCCCGCGCATTGCCTCGCTTCGCGCCCTGGACCGCCCTGCACCCTGGTCCGCCCCGAGCACTGGCCAGCCCCGCGCATTGGCCGAGCGGCCAGGAGGGCGGGTCCGGCGGCAGTGCACTTCCGGCCGGTGGCCGAGCCCGGGGCGCACCGCCCCTTCCGCCGTCGTCCCCGTGGGCCCGTCCCCAGCCCCGCCCGGTCGCACCGGTGGCACTCACCACCCGCTCGGACTCGGGACCCCCCGCCGCCGTCATGAACATCCGCAATGCGAGGGTGAGGGGCCGCGGGCGGGGGCGTCCGTCGGCGTCGCGTGGGGGGCGGGGGCCGCGTGCGCATGCTCCTAAGGGCCCCGGCCGCCTGCGCCCCTGGCCCGGGGCAGGCCCCCCGCCGCGCGCCGCAGCCGACGGGAGCTAGGACCCTGCCCTGCGCCAGGCGAGGAAGCCGGCAGGACTGGGCTGGCCCCACCGGCGAGTCCCAGGCCTGTGCGGCCGCTGGCAAGCCCTTTGCTTTGCGCCTTGCCGGGGTCCCAGTGAGGCGGTCTCCCGGAGCCTCCTGGCGCTCACGGTCGTTTCTGGAACGCACGACTTCTGAAGGCCGGTTGTGAGCCAGGCCTTGTGCCGAGACCGACGTTCGCAGGgcctggggtggggcggggggggggtgagtGGACATCGCCCTCTGAAGCGCCGAGGCAGCCTGAGTCACCTTCACCCCTGGGCTGCCCCTGCCTCTCCCGCAGCCCGAGGACCTAATGAACATGCAGCACTGCAACCTTCTCTGCCTGCCCGAGAACTACCAGATGAAGTACTATTTTTACCACGGGCTCTCCTGGCCCCAGGTGCACAGCTTTGGCCTTTTGGGGCGGGGAAAGCCAATCTGTGGCAGCTTTGGAGGAGTGGACAAGGGGGCCGGCTGGTCGGGGAAGCCCAGAGTATTTTCAGATAGCGGACAGGGGCAAAGGGAGAAGGCAGTCCCTGGAAGACCAGgttggcggggcgggggggggggggccggaCTCCCACCTTTCTCTCGACTCGTCTTCCGGGTTGAGGACAGGGCATGCTGTGGAGTGGGCAAACCAGCAGCCTGGCCTGGAAGTCAGGAGGCGCCATTTGCCGTCACTGAACTTGGCCTGGTTAGACTAGGTCTCCTCTGAGGGCTCTTCTAGTTCTGCCTTGAAGTTGTTTTCtgatttgtttttccttcctGTGCCCAGCTCTCTTATATCGCGGAGGATGAGAATGGGAAGATTGTGGGGTATGTCCTGGCCAAAATGTGAGTCtccaaggagggagagggaagctgGGAACTGGGCAGGGGACCCTCAGGGGCATGGACACTGTACATTTTTGGTGGGGCTGTCTGTGCTTTTTAAAAACGGTAGATTTTAGAGTTTTGGGGTTATAGAGAGATTATGGGGAAAGTGCATTTTCTATGCACCGTCTCTCTTTGCTCACGTGGTAGGGGTCTTCTGTTCTACCATGCTACGTTTGCTATAAATGATCCAATTTTGCTGCACCATTATCGACTGAAGTTCATACTTTACATCAGGGTTTACTCTTTGTATTGTGAACCCCTACCGGTTTTGGAAGATACATACTGGTAAAGTCACGTGTCCACCTTTACGGTACCgtataaaataattttgttgCCTTAAAAATGTTCTGTGCTCCACGTATTCTTCCCTCACCACCTCCTCCTAAACTCCTGCCAATCACCGATATTTTTATCGTCTCTATAGTTGGAGTCACACAggatgtagccttttcagactggcttctttcacttagcaatatgcacgTGAGCATTTTCTTTTATAGTTAAAGACTTTTCCACTGTATTCCATTGACACTGCACGTTCTGGTGGTTGCTTCATAAGATTTTCAGGCAGTAAGCTGGGTGCAGGAtcggctgctctgacaggaaagGTTCCCCGCGCTCCTCCCCCAGGTGCCCTGTGGGATTGGTGTTTGTCACagcctccttcctgatctctcacCTTTCTCCGCACTCTAGGGAAGAAGACCCAGATGATGTACCCCATGGACACATCACATCGTTGGTGCGTAGATCCACCTCCAGGCTCTGGCGGGCTGGAAGGAGGGTTAGCTGAGGCAGTTCTTGAGCCACTGCCCCCTGCCAACTCCTCTCCCACCAGGCTGTGAAGCGTTCACATCGACGTCTTGGCCTGGCACAGAAGCTGATGGACCAGGCTTCCCGAGCTATGATCGAGAACTTCAACGCCAAATATGTCTCACTGCATGTCAGGAAGAGGTGGAAGccggggctggggggagggggaaagggaggaagagaccaACCTGACAGGAGTCCTGGGGTGCCCTGGCTTTTGGAGAAAATAGGGGAAGTGGGGTCGTTGGGAAGATGGTAGGGGGAAGGGCAGGACCCAAACATGCTAGCCTCTCCCTGGCCAAGTCTGTGCAGCTCAGCAGTGCCTTATTTCCCTGCAGTAACCGGGCTGCCCTGCACCTCTATTCCAACACCCTCAACTTTCAGTAAGTAAATCTAGACTTTTCTAAGGGGCTGGGGCTGGTCCCTCTGGAGGGCTGCAGTGGACTAAGCTGCCCTCCAGCAAGCAGGGCGGGGCAGGTGGAGGTATAACCTGGAGTCTGTTGAGATGGGGAGGAGGACATGGACCCTGATGCATTCAAGGTGCCTCCTCCACCGTCAGTGACCATTGCTCTTTGACATCTGCTCACTGTGCTGTGATTGCAGGAGGAGGTGTCCGTGTGTCTTGCTGAGTGGTGGAGCAGTCACTTGGTGCTCCTGGGGTTAGGACAGTGTTGGGAAGAGCTTTCTGGTGAAAGCTTGAGAGCAAAGAGATGAGGGCCTAGTGCACGAGCAGAGGCTGAGGAGAAGGACTGAAAGTGGCCAGACTCCTAGAAGCTTCTAAGTGAGACCAGGAGAAAGGAATGCAGTGCTCTGGAAACCTAAGAATGTGCACCAGGGAAGGGCCATTAGGAAGAGCAGTGTAGGGATCTAGAACCCTGACATCCTAGCAGATGAGGGCAGGATGGCTCAGGGAAGTGGGAGTCTCCGTGTGCCCAGTTCTCAAAGGGAATCTGGCAGGGAGCTGGCTGCACCCAGTCCACAGTAGCGAAAGCCACTTGAAAGTGAGGCCTCCCCCCAGGATAGTGCTTAGCTTCAGTTtggtgggggaggaagaggagagctAATGTGGAAAGTGGTGGTCTCCAGGACTGGACATTTAAGGAGGAGTCTCTGCCCTAGGTAAGGATGCCTCTGGTGGCAGCTGCTTCATAGGCCAAAGCGACAGGCTCAGTTCCCCTTCTAGAACCAGGCTGCCTGAGTCTGCAGCAGCCCCTTTTTGCTTGCTTTTGATGGCCAGGACAGGGGCCAGCCATGTGTATTTGGTAGCAGGGAAGATCAATTCCTTGGCTCCAGCATCCCAAAAGCCACAGTGACAGGCCTTTGCTGGCCCTGTTAGTAACGCCGAGTGGTCACAGGGCCTGTGGGGGAGAAGGCTCTGGGTATGGCATTCTGCCTCCTGTTTGGCTCTGTTGGAAAGGGCCACGGGAAGGCCATGGTACGAATGGTGCTTCTGGAAATCAGGCTCTTTGGGCTGGGTTTGCTGTCTTCGGGGGAAGAAATGACACCCTGCCTCACTCGCGTGTGGTGCTAGAAAGCTGAGTAGCAGCAGCTCCCAGAGTTGGCCTTGTTCTCCACCCCGTCCCAGGATCAGTGAAGTGGAACCCAAATACTACGCAGATGGGGAAGACGCTTATGCCATGAAGCGGGATCTCACTCAGATGGCAGATGAGGTAAGAGTCCTGCCAAGCCCAGGCAGCAGTTCCCGCAGACGAAGACAGGAAGGCAGGTAGGGGAAGCCTTGCTGGAGGGGACAGTGAAGGTAAACAGTGGCCGGAAGGTGAGACTGACTTTGGATGGCAGCTCTTGCTGCCACATTGCTGGGAATCGTAGGCCGTCTTGACCTCGGTTACCCAAGCTGTAAAGTGGGGAGATGGGACTTGGCTGAGTTTGGAAAGAGCCCATCCAGCCAAGATGGTCTGTTAAAAAGCTTGTGTGTGCCCTGAGACGTGACGTGGGAGGAGTGGGGCCGAATGGCGGTTGGGCATGCTGAGAGCTGTGGCCCAGGGATGGCCATGGCCTGTCTCCAGGCTTGGGGTTAAGACAGAACAGGGCTGAGGAAATACACAGTTGGGTCCTGACCAGGGCTGTACAAGGGTATAGCTCTCCTCGTGGGCAAGGGctgatcatccccattttacaggtaagaaaacaggcccagagaggggcagggCCTTGAAGAAGTTAGTAGCAGAGTTACGACTCAGCCTAGGCTTCCCAACTTAGTCCTGTGTCCCCTGTCCCCAAGGGGACGAGGGTTGCCCAAGCCTTGTCAACTACCTGTCGTTGGTTCCCAAAAGCTCTGGAGACTTAGGCCCCTgtctctttcctcctccttctccctggGATTCTGGTGGCAGCTGAGGCGGCAGCTGGAGCTGAAGGAGAAGGGCAGGCACGTGGTACTGGGGCCCATCGAGAACAAGGTGGAGGCTAAAGGCAATTCACTTCCAAACTCGGGCGAGGCCTCCCGGGAGGAGAAGGGCCTGGCTGCTGAGGATAGTGGTGGTGACAGCAAGGACCTCAGTGAGGTCAGTGAGACCACGGAGAGCACCGATGTCAAGGACAGCTCAGAGGCCTCTGACTCGGCCTCCTAGAGCCTGCCGCAGCACTTCTCCCTGCCCACCATGCCTCCGCTCACCCTGGCCTGCCCTAGCCCAGCCCCACCTGAGTAGGTTTCCCAATAAAGCTCACCCTGTGGCGTTGggtaatctgtgtgtgtgtgcacatttgAGTGGGCAAGCCTTTCTTCCGCCCTTCTGTGTCTGTGTGGACATGAACTGGACAGTCTTTTGGCCCAGACCATCCTGCCAAGTCCAAGTAGAAGGGAAGAGTCTTTCCAGGGCTTCGGTGGTGGGCTCCCAGTGGCTTGCGCTTCTGCCCTGTTGGATGGCCTTTAGACCCAGAGGAGGAAGACTGGAGTTCTGGGAGAGATCCTTTCCAGCCCAGACTGCCTTGGTGGGCCTCAGCATCCTCATGAGTATTTCAGGGTTGAACTGGATGACACCAGTTCCCGGACTGACTGTTCTGAGGGGCAGGCCTGGGCCAGCCAGCACAAAGGTGTTTCTGCTACCCCTGGTCTCCTTTCTGGCCTCCGCTTGGGCCCTTACAGTGAGCGTCGGTATTGCCCAGGGTCCCACCTTCAGCCTATGCTCTCTGCTGCCAGCTCTCCAGTTCACAGCTCCGAGACGCTTATGTCTAACTGCTCATCTGCAGATAACTACAGATGTCCTATCTGGGTAACGGCCCAGCCATCTGCCAGGTTGCCCAGGCTTTGTCAACTACCCATCCTTGACTTCTCCCTCTCTTGTCTCGTCGAAACGGTCACCAAGTCCTGCATGTCCCACTACTGTAATACCTCTTGACcgtactcattaaaaaaaaaaaaaagactcgttTTTAGTAGTTTTAGACTTACAGAATCCTGAACAGACAGTACATAAAAAGTTCCATCTCCTCCACCCCTCATCCCCACGGTTGCCCAGCTGTTATCTTGCATTCGTGTGGTGTACTTGTTATAATTGATGAACCCTTTGAAACATTACTAGCCACAGTCTACGGTTGACACCAGGGGTCACTCGGTGTGCTGCGTAATGACGTGTCCACCACTCTCAGGGGCTCACCCTAACTCTGGTGCTCCGCCTTTTGTCCCTGCCCTTCCCTCGGCCTGAAACGCCATGATCTGCTGCGCCAGGTGCCTGTGCGGGGCGCTGCCTGGGCCCGCCCACCTCCCAGGGCAGGCAGGCTTTCGCGCTGAGTGATTCCGCTCTGCGCCGCTGGTGCTCCGGCTGGCGCGGGCCATGCGAGGCGAGGCGAGGCGAGGCGGCTGGGGAAGCGCTGCAGAGCCGGGAGGAGGGCCGGAAGGGTGCGTCTGCACAGCCTCCCGTTCGTCAGCCTGCCGGCTCGGCAGGAGCTGTGCTCCGATTGGCTCAAGGCTCCAGCTACGGTCCCTTCCTGTTCGCAAGCCGCGGCGCCCTTCGTTCCCAGGCTCCGGTTGGCCCCCTGCGGCGGGGGGCGGGCTCTGCGCGGCCCTGCGCGGTGGAGCAGCGCTACTGCGCAAGAGCCTGCGGCGGCTCGGTGGTCGGGCTGCGCCGTCTTCCTTCCCCTCCTGGCCGGCCCGCCCTCCTGCCCTCGGCGCCTGCGTCCTAGACTGGCCCATCAGACGCTCAGCTTCCCCTCCGCTCACATGCAAATGCTACTTGAACGGCGGTTGGGTTTCCTGGGCAGAGGGGAAGGGGAAGCCGCAGGCCCGCCTGGCCCTTGGGGCCCAGCGCTTCCCCACCTCTACAGCCCTGGCCTCCGAAACGTTGGGGTTGGGACGCTGTTTGTGGCCAGGCGGCTGGGGACGGGCCCCCGGGCCTCTTTTCCAGGGATGAACATGTACCCGCCGACTTGCCGCCTTGACCCCCGAAGCCCCTTTGTACACGTCTGTCCTCAAGGAAAGCTGACTTGTAGGAAAATAAGAGCGCCTCACTGCCCGATTCAGACGCTCATATACTTTCTCTCCGGAAGGCTGTGACAGCTGTCCCAGTGACCCGCAGAGCTCCTTCCCTACACGCAGCAGACCTGACCAATGAGCCTCTCCTCCCCAGAACCTCCTCAGAACTCCACAGTTCAGACAGGTCCACAGTTCTGGTTCTTGTCTTTGCAGGGTTATGGGATTGGGATCCTCGGAAGGGCATCGGTGGAGCTAGGGAGGGAGCCAGCAGTGGGACCAGGTTTCATGCAAGGCCTTAAATGCTACtgagggtcttaaaagccagggTGGACTGAGAAAAGGACTGAGGAGGGCATTTCAAAGCAGGGCTCAGTCCACTTCGGGAGATGTTTCTGTGGGCTGATACCCTGTTCCTGGCTCTGCCAGGTGGATGAGGTCCAAACACAGCTCAGATGGAAGGGGAAACGGCAGGGAGTAATGGGGTTAGCTGATGAGGTGCATGGGTCCCTGGTCCCctttggcttgatggcaatgagacATGTAGGTCACCCTCCTGACACAGGTGCAGGTTTAGGTGTGGGTGTGCCTGTCTGCCCTGTGGGAAGGGCGGGAAGCTTGCCTGTCTTGCTGGAAGACTGCCTTGAAGCCCCAGGCCCTGTGGACACGTGGCAACTTAGAGAAGGGTCTTGATACTGAGAGTGGGGGCATGTTTTCCCCTTCAGAGCAAGAGAATTGCTTATATTTGCAAGGCGGGAAGTACTTGCCCCAGCCCCTCTCTAACCCCTCTCCCCCAGCCCGGCTTGTGCTACCCACATTTGTCAGTGGCCTAACTGACTTCCAGGTCCAAAGTGCTGGGACTCCTGCCACCAGTGCCTGCAGGCCTGCATTCAGGGGCAGAAGCCTGGGGCCTAACTACCTCTGCTTCCCTCCCACCATCTATATCCCCAGGATTCTCCTCCCACCAAACTAGAGACAGTTGTCTAGTCTGCTTGTCATTCGCCATCTGCATCCTGCCTTCCCAATTGAATGGAGAAAAGCTGTTGTCCTGTGGTTTCGAGGTGGCGGAAAGGGGTGGAGGGAAACCCCAGCACCCCTGGATGAGGGGGAACCCAAGGCTTGCTTCCTTAAGGCCTGGCTCTGAGGGGGCAGGAGGAAGGCTGCCCCCTATCCCCAGGCTCAAGATGGAGCAGGTGCAAAGTGCAGGGAGAGGAGGCAGAAGAGCCACTTCCGCCAGCAGGAAGTGGTAACCACCTATGGAGAAATGAGGCTCCTTCCTCCCTTCGGGTCGAGCAGATGGGGAACCTCAGGCCAAGGCCAACCTCTTCCTGCCCTGAAGGCGCATGAAGGGAACTTGGGCCCAAGGTGCTGTTCTTGGTGGCCGACATCCCTCCACCCTGAAAACTTTCCAACTCGGCTGGCTCTCAGGCTCCTGGGGCTCATCTCTCAGGGGCAGTGACTTGGGAAAGGGGGAAGGGGGAGCCCATTGGATGTCCTGGGGCCGGGGAAAGCAGGCGACACAGGGGGAGCCAGGGCCAGAGTAGCTATGGGGTCACTGCCCATTGGCAGTGAGGGCCCGGGGGGCCCTGAGGTGGAGGatgcagagtggggaggaggtggaggagggggaCAGCAGCGAGGGGTGCCAGTCTGCTGGACACCTTGGGGCTCCCACGGCTGCCCCGGGTACTGAGCGCAAGCCAGCCCAGATGGGGGCCCAGCacggagggagggggaaggccaGGCCTGAGCCAGGAGCCCCTGGGCCGGGCAGTGCCGGGCGGGGgcgccgggggcggggccgggccggcgggggcgggggcggggccggggcggggccgaCGTGCAGAGCCGTCCGCGACACCGCCCTAGGTCCCGGCGCCGCCGCCGTGAGCGCGTGGGAGCAGCTGGGCTCGACGGCGCGGCCATGGCCGCGCACGGGAAGCTGCGCAGGGAGCGGGGACCGCATGCAGAGTATGAGACGCAAGTCAAAGGTGAGAGGCGCCGGGCACTGCCGGCCCTTCCCCGCGGAGGCCTCGAGGTCGTGGGGGCGCCCTAGCCCCCGGGGAGGCCCTAGCCCCCGGGGAGGCCCCCAGCTGCTGGCCCGGCTGGCGCGGGGCTGGGGAGGTCCTGCAGCCCTCGGGCCTGCGATCTccggagtggggagggagaggagccCCAGCTCTTGCTGGCTTCTCTGCCCCCCTTTGGCCGGAAGTCTCCTTAGATCCCCGAAGGGGGGACTGCTCACTgtcccctcttccttccttccgttCTTTGGTCTCTCTGCCCTCCTCGGCTCTCTCTGCACCTAACGGAGGAGCAGCGGAGATCCTGGCGGCCAGAGGGAAGGCGGGATAGGTGTTCCCAGGTGCCACTCAGAAAGTGGGGGATACCAGCCAGAATGAAAGCTACTACCATGATCCTGGTGGGGTGGGGGCGGTGAGGGAGTAAGGTACAAGCAGGTTGGTAGTTTGATGATTGTTCTGCCCTGAGATCAGCCTGACTCCACTCCCCGGGCCACGCCTTTCCCTCCCTTTAGCACTGAGGGGGCTCAGAGATGAGGGCCTCTGCGGCTGGATCCGGCCCACTGAGGGCCTCTTAACTTGAGAGAGTCAACAGGGCCCACTTTGCAGCCTTCTGACATTAGACCTCTGTGTTCCGATAAACACTCCCATGCAAACTGCATGCAAACCAGCTCGAAAAATTCCTAGTCAACAGCTTCTGCTGGCCTTATTCAGGGCGTGGTAACTCTTTCAAAGGAAAGAAGGTGGCACCCAGCACCAGCATTTTGGGAACCTAAagttccccagtgccttcagatgTGTGATCTCACATCACTCTTGCCGCGACCCTAAGAGGTAGGCACTCTTGGTCGCTGTTTTGCCAGCTACAGAAACTGAAGCTCTGAGGGGTGCAGTGACTTCCCATGGTCACACAACTGCTTTACTTCgggtccaggcctgttttccctTGCAACAGTAGAATGAAATGACCCTTGAGGGTCCTTCTGACCCAGAGGTGTAGGTTCCATTGTAATTATTCAGTGCAGGTAATTTGCACACAAATATACCAGTGTCCTGTCTCAGAGAGGCAGCTTGAGGTGACTTTACCCAGGACAAGCCAGCTCCCAGGCCTCACTTTCATCACTTCTCAGAT
This region includes:
- the NAA10 gene encoding N-alpha-acetyltransferase 10 isoform X1, with protein sequence MNIRNARPEDLMNMQHCNLLCLPENYQMKYYFYHGLSWPQLSYIAEDENGKIVGYVLAKMEEDPDDVPHGHITSLAVKRSHRRLGLAQKLMDQASRAMIENFNAKYVSLHVRKSNRAALHLYSNTLNFQISEVEPKYYADGEDAYAMKRDLTQMADELRRQLELKEKGRHVVLGPIENKVEAKGNSLPNSGEASREEKGLAAEDSGGDSKDLSEVSETTESTDVKDSSEASDSAS
- the NAA10 gene encoding N-alpha-acetyltransferase 10 isoform X2 gives rise to the protein MNIRNARPEDLMNMQHCNLLCLPENYQMKYYFYHGLSWPQLSYIAEDENGKIVGEEDPDDVPHGHITSLAVKRSHRRLGLAQKLMDQASRAMIENFNAKYVSLHVRKSNRAALHLYSNTLNFQISEVEPKYYADGEDAYAMKRDLTQMADELRRQLELKEKGRHVVLGPIENKVEAKGNSLPNSGEASREEKGLAAEDSGGDSKDLSEVSETTESTDVKDSSEASDSAS